The Desulfobaccales bacterium genome segment GGCCCTTCTCCCCTGCCTTTCCCGGGTGCTGTCTCCCAGGCTGCCGGGGAGTTCCCGGCCCTTTTTTGCCGCCGGGCCTGTCAGTTATTCCCACAATTGATAGTCCCGTTGAAACCCCAGGGCCTGCCGCACCTCCCGGAGGGTTTGCCGGGCTGTCTGCCGGGCCCGGGCGTTCCCGGCCACCAGGATCTCCCGCACCAGCTCGGGCCGGCCGGCGTAATATTGCCGCCGCTCATACACCGGGGCCAGGTTGGCCACCAGGGCCTCGGCCAGCTCCTTTTTGCACTCCACGCAGCCCAGCTCCGCCGCCCGGCAGGCCCGGGCGATTTCCTCAATCCGGGCGGGCGGCAGATTCAGCCGGAGAAAGGGGAAGGTGAGGCAGCGGTCCGGTTCCCCAGGGTCCCGGCGATAGGGCCGCTGCGTGTCGGTGACCATGCCCCGCACTTTCTTCGCCACCACCTCCGGCGGGTCGCTCAGATAAATGCAATTATCGTAACTCTTGCTCATCTTGCGGCCGTCGGTGCCGGTGAGCTTGGGCACCTCGGTGAGCAGCACCTCGGGCTCCGGAAAGAGGGGCCCGTACAGGTGGTTGAAGCGCCGGGCGATCTCCCGGGTCATCTCCACATGGGGCACCTGATCCACCCCCACCGGCACCCCGTGGGCCTTGTACATCAGGATATCCGCCGCCTGGAGCACCGGATAGCCCAGAAACCCGTAG includes the following:
- the trpS gene encoding tryptophan--tRNA ligase; this translates as MTQERKRILSGMRPTGRLHLGNYYGALYNWLKLQEQYECYYFVADWHALTTEYENPGPLGEYVQEMVIDWLAAGLDPERSTLFVQSGIPEHPELYLIFGMFTPVSWLERNPTYKDQIQELAHKELATYGFLGYPVLQAADILMYKAHGVPVGVDQVPHVEMTREIARRFNHLYGPLFPEPEVLLTEVPKLTGTDGRKMSKSYDNCIYLSDPPEVVAKKVRGMVTDTQRPYRRDPGEPDRCLTFPFLRLNLPPARIEEIARACRAAELGCVECKKELAEALVANLAPVYERRQYYAGRPELVREILVAGNARARQTARQTLREVRQALGFQRDYQLWE